ACTTTATTCAGAAAAAATGGTTTCTCTCTAGGCCTGAAACCCAAAATCACCTTATTTTCACAGGCCCTGAAAAATGTAAACTACAGTGAAGTGGAGGGGGGGCCAAACTAGGGGAATGAGACTCCACTACCTGAAGCTGTACCTGGACATTAACCTCCAATATGCAAACAGACCAAACTTATATCTGTCTGAACAACCTGTGATGGTCATCCGTCTTGGGTGTAGTCTCTGTGAGACTCctgcactgcccaaggtgtaccTTGTGAAGGCTTTTCAATAAAAACCTACCCTTTATcttttaactctgtctagcctctgttcttgGTAGCCATTCTAGGCATCACTTTCAGTATTATTACTGAAGTTATGAATACTTGAATGCACATGGAATTAACCAAAATTGTTTAAATACCCAAAGCAATCTGAAATTTAAGAGCTCTACATGCAAATGAGCAGTCATAAATGTGTGCACAGCAATAACTCCAATTTTTGTATTCCTTATCACACACTGCATaaccattttttccttctgtactGAATATTCTTAGATGAGCAGCCTCTTAACTTTGTGTACCTCAAATAAATCAGTAAGTCTTACCTAGTTCTCCCCCAGAAATGCAAAAATCTCTTGGCAAGACAATCAATTTCTGAATGCAATGAACCCTGTTGGTAGCAGTGCTGTTGACTCTGTCAATTCCCTCCTGGATGGCTCTGTGGGTCGCCTGGTCTCTTGTGGCTACAATATCAGACACTTTGGTGGCTTTACTACCACTCCTCTGGCAGAAGTCTCTGGCTTGCTCTGTGAGAATGTCAGTAGGATCAGATGTATCTGGGTCCAGCACACTCTGAAATTTCAAATGAAGTGAATCATTAAACATTTACTCTTAAAAGGCATTAAAAGGTTCTCTGACCAGGCCCTCCCCCTTGAGAAGAAGGCTCAGGATAAATACACAAACATCCGTAAGCcttaaaaagcagaaacacCTACAGAtcaaaaaaggcttttctttccacttggctaccaaatgtaaatattttcagcttATATGCAGAAGTCATGAACAGAATTAAAATGTGTGAATGAAATTAGGCCATAGAGTCCATCTCTGACCTTGAATTTCATATTTTCCAAATGACTCCATTGTTACAGGGAAACATTTAGCTCATCATTCAATGGATTTATTATGGTGTAATGGAAACAGCTTGAGAAAGAAGAGTTCCTAGACTTCTTAAATTAGTATTTCTATTGTACCTGAAGATAGAGAGTATCAGTCATAGAGGTAAACAACTTCACCTAAGTGGCATTCATAGGTATGTTCACAGAACTGAAGTGCAGATGTTTTAGGAGAATAGTGATTTCTCAATTGATGCTTATACCACAGCAAGgctattaattattttgttccATGGTCATCATTCTTGtgttataaaaataacaaattgtagagaaatgtttttgttgGAAGGTTTCTGGGTTTGCCCATAACAGAAACATTTGTTGATTTTGCTCATCTGTAAACATAAAAGCTATTGTTGTGTTCTGTTACAAAGACTTCTCAATCTTCCAGCGTTTCTTAtataaaaatgtgcatttaaataaaaaatagctCTTATTGTATATGTAGGAGAAACAGCAATTAATATGTGGATGTTTAGCAGACCAGGTAACCCTAAGATTAGACCCAGCAGGATTTGTCTGTAGTTGCTACATGTATTTGCCCCCTGCTAACATCTTCCTATCTAATTTTTGGTCTTTTTACAAAtggtttaaaattattattcttttgttAGGTGCAGGTGTATAACTTCACTGAAGGCAATATTAAAACTGGATTACCTTTAGGGTCAGGAACATTGACAAAAACTTCTTTTTATCTCCAATCACCATAGCATTACTAACAATTGGGAGTTCTTTTTTAACAGCATCTTCGATTGGGATTGGAGGAGGCACATTTTCACCTCCAGCTGTAATAATCAAATCtaggcaaaaaaagaaaggctaTTAGTTGAATTCAAATAAATTCCAGAGATCAGGTTGATGTTTGGCTCAATCTGCTCTTCTTATTCTGACATAAAAAATACATAAGATTCTTTTTCCAAGATAACATTTTCCAAATACCAAAAATCCTATTAATtatcttcaaaacaaaaatgctaCTATTTTTCAAACACGTGCTCAATTATCAGATCTCTCGCAGTATATTTGCTCCAGATATTTTTTACATAATCGAGTAACAGCTTATTCTCAAGGGACTGTTGCATAATTGGAATTTTTCTTTGAGAGATCATCTCTTCCAAATTAGCATAGGATTCACCTACTATTCTATTGTTGCTATCTCACCAAAAAACAAGTTGATTGTTACCATGATTAAAACCAATTCTTAAATCCAACAAGAGGTGTCATACAAAAATAAGTTACTACTGCAGGAAGTCTTGATAAAAGCAACATTTGTTCTGAATACATATATTCAATGAAATTATTACAAACTTGAATATTCTTTAAGTAAATTCCAATTCTTTGCTTTTGTTATATTGGTGACTTCCAATTGTGCTCAAATAATTGTCTTTGCAGCAGTTCAGAACATACTTCAACAAATAACAGAGACACACTTTTCTAGGTCTAACTTTTCCTTTCATTCCACCCTCCTTTTGTAATAGTCCTGTCTTTGTCTCAGATCCTCTACCAATCTCTCTGGCCCTTAGTTTTTAATTGTCCTTATTTAGACTTGGATTTAAAACTTCAATGAAACTGGACATATGGTTATTTTATCCCAGATTGTCCACCTATCATGTAATTTAGAACAACTGCTATTAGTTCAGCAATCCAGACAGGTATAAGAGAAACACAAATGTTATGAATTGAGACAAGGGGTTGTTACTGCTGtgctaaaggaaaataaatcagacAAGAAAACAAGTTAAAATCAAGCTGCATTTGGTGCAGGCTATTAATAGTACCAACTTCAGTCCTGATTCTTACAGGACATGATGCCACCTGTGACAAATTCACTCATCTGTGTTATCTCCCTAGTAATTCATCTTAAGTTCTAAGATGATATTTACTCAATTCTTAAATCTTCCTCAGTTACATCTTGCCTGTGACCAATCTCACTGTCTGAATACATATCATGAAGAAAGCCTCCAAGTCAGCAAGTGACTAGTCTCGTGAGCCTTCAGCCAGTGCTTCAAATGTAGTTTTCCCTTCAGCTCTCAAGCTTCAGCTCTGGTCTTTGCAAACACTTAACCTAAGACACCAGAGGAACCGACCTCTGACCTACAGCAACAATTTCTGTGTAGCAGAGGGTGCCTCTCCTTCCCGCCTAAACATTCTTCTGTGCAAGATTCAGAGGGAGACTGGACAGCTTCATGATATCATTCAAATCAAACAAGACATATTAAACCTGTGTTACTAGTTTATATTGTTAATTGTAATTTATACTGAGTGAAGGTGTGGGAGATGAAAAACCTGGTTGTAGGGACAGAATCATCTCTACCTACTACAGAGTACAGGGAAACCTTCCCTGAACACAGAGCACACTGTGGTTTTCTCATAGGAAAGTTAATTTTACCTTCCTGTTAGGGCAATGCTGCTGGTATTCGAGGAAAGACACTTCATTAGATGGTCTGCAACTGAGAGATGACCGAATAGTGCTGAACATTTACCATAAACAGAGAGCAAGGTTTTGCCTTTTACCTTTAATTCTTCCAGTGACATAGAGAAAGCCATAATTGTCTAGCTTTCCTAAATCTCCAGAATGCAGCTACCCCTCCTCATCAaagccttctttttttctgtcttccatATTTAAATAACCTATGAAAACAGTCCTTCACCAGAAACAGATTTCTCCATTGCCTTTTGTATCTTTGTCCACCAGTTTCACTCTGCATCCAGGTGCTGGTTTACCACAGCTAccaaagaagagcagaaaaaccccacaagaaTCACAGAAACATCAAACATAATAGTGATAAGCTGGCCAACGTGCCAAATCCCTGAAACTGTCAAAGTATCTGTGACTGCAATTATTACCATGCTGTAACTGTCCAATAGCCATGGACTACTCTTTCATTAGGATAGATTTGTCAGGGTATGAGCACTTTCTGGCAGTCTGTCTTGGCCTGTGCTTGTTGCTTTTTCCCCTGTATCTTCAAAATATTATTGTTTTTGAGGCCTTGCATTCCTCTCTTGGGCAAGGGCTAGGGCAATATGTCAGATGTAGTCACTGTGTTTGGCTATAATGCTACAGCTCAGTTTCAGTGCTCCTGGCACAGTGTGCTATGGAGTCAACCTGTTCAAATTCTGACCTGGAAGTTACTCTGACTCTCAAAGTCACAACAGAGTGCAAATGCAgtcagggaaaataaaataagttgCAGTATCTTTGCTGACCTTAGTAAATATTCTTTTCATAGATAAAATTAAACAGATCATATTAAAAAAGTagtaataaaagcaaaattaccTGTGTTGCCTGTAAATGTAAGGCCCAGACAGGCAATGTGGGTCTGTGGTCTCACTCATCCCATAGGCCTCATACAGGGCGATGTTCCGACCCAAGAAGAAATACAGTGTTTCTGTATTGAGAGGAGCAGCACCAGAAAAGTGCTTCTGACAGGAAGAAAGCCCCAGTGCACTATGGATTTTTGCAAGCACTAAGTAGTCTGCTAATCTTGTCCAGAGCTGCTTTAGATCACTGCTGAGTACAAAATACACAAGTAAGCCAGAGCAACCTAGgaagttttcaaaataaaatcaggcACAGATTTTGTTTGGACATGTATTTGTCATTTGGTTTTGGGTGTTGACAGAAGTTAGAAAGGTGACACATTCATCCTTCTTTCATTTATTCGGTGTCTTTTGCTTCTCCTACCTTTGGAGCTTTCCTACCTCCAGCTCCTGAAGTATCTGAATTCAACAAATACATGAAGAATCTATAAATACCCATTGTATACAATACAGCTCTTGTATTCCTGTTTTTTTATCCGTTGAATGTGTCTCTGAGAACATACACCATTGAAAGCTGAAATTTCTAAGATCTATCTGAGAAACTGAATGATAAGACGAGCAAAGGAATATCATGGAATGGTATTTTGGAATACCTTTCTTCGTAAGCAATTTACCCCACTTCATTGTATAATAATTTATAACTACACCCTCCCCCCTGCACTGTATCTGCTGTGCTGCCAAGACAGATTTTACCCACTTATACAAAGAGTCTCCACCGAAGCTTCATGGTTTATTACAAGCAAATTGCTGCTTTCAGGTTGCTGGAAATCTCACTCATTGTACTAGACACCTGTTTGAGCCATGCAGGTTCTTCTCTAAGCTAAGTGACATAGCCCaggaaagcattttcttttccataaatCCTGATGGAGCAGAAGCATCCTTTAATTTCTCCATTATTTTCTCCCACACTTGGGGAGATGTTGGCTGCACTTCTTTTAGTGTGTTGATCAAGCTGCCCTGttataataatgaaataatttcaacaaAAGGCACACAACAGAGATAAAAGAGTTTTGGTGAAGTAAAGCCTGAATGTTTCATTCTGTAGACCATTACTAAATATGCAGAACATAaagaagggctgctgagcccaCTTCAGTCACCCCTATCCACTGATACGTGTCAGGTCTGACACACTGGGGGACATACGTACACAAGGAGGAAAAACACACATGGTCAGTTTCTCCAGCCTCCCTTTTCTCCAAAAACTGCTAATACTTCTTTTGCCTTAAAAGAACCTTAGGGATatgaattatatattttaattagaatCTGGAGCACTGGATCACAAATACAATGAGCTTTGTTTTTCCATAACTCAAAATAATGGACTCTCCATCTTCTACAACTTTTCAAATATCATATTCTCTCCTTGGGATGTTTTCTAATAGAAGGAAGTGCAATCTTAACTAGATGTAATGCAAGACAATGTACCTTTAGAGCATCTGGCTCAGCAAAGTAAACTTGCTATCCCCATTTGATTCAGGTCATAGACTGTGCAGCTATGTGGCTGAGTGGGAGATAACTGACTATAGATTCCTGCTGGATCTCTGTAGGTTGCATACCTCATGCTCTGCTGCAATGGGCTGATGTCCAAGTTAtctgtttaaataaataatacaacACATTAGGTATGGTTTggattttggtttgggtttttctccttttttcctcttaatgGTTATCCTAACGAAACTGAGCAAAATCTGTCTCACAGAAAGACATTGCAATATTGACCACACACCAGTCTATCAGTtccctggggacactgccaaAAGCCAGATTACCTTTGCAGCAATACAGAAGAGCAGATAACATAAGTAAATACAGCATTTGTGCAGCCTGACTGGGCTGTGAACACTAGCAGCTCCCCATGCCCTACTGACACACTCAGCCAGGCAGCCATGGGCTGGatggatgagaaaaaaatcGATCTGTCCCTTCCTTTCCAactctccagctctgcaggctgtctATTAAACTGGCACCTTCCATCAATGCTGTATCTGCAAGTTAGAAAAGGAACAATAAATACTCAGTGATCAGTGAGCTCAAAGGACAATTTAGTATCAGCCACAAGTTCACTGCTATCATCCCCCGGCTAAACACTCAGGAGGAAGATAGCAGCTGTACTCTATTCATCTGGAAGCCTCTGGGATATTCACTGCAGTGGTTCCCAAGAAACATGTACACACCCCTGCCTCTCATGAGAGGTAGCACATACATGAATAGTTTTGAAGTTGTGTTGCTTGACTTCTTAGTGAACCTGGATGATGTTTCCCCCTCTTTCATCCTATTTCCCACTTTATCTCAGAAGATGCAGTGTagtttccccccctccacgcagcccccgaagaatccgactagctcagagataaggggctgtgaggggaggaatatcaggaggGGGGataggtattcaaaagaggctcttaccccagggtatggctggtacagctctctttattctgtggtgtccgtgggagagcggggcaaaaaagaggaagaacaggaaatctcaggggtctatacaggttttggacagggtgggctttcctggctctccgccaaccccgttggggcaggaaggagggtccagggttatcttgatcagagtcacagggtcccgggggaaggggggcacagggtgcccatgagctcaccgtaacaaTGCAGTTCAAGGATGCTAAATATGCATATCTTCATCATCACAACATAGCATATGGAAGACACATAAATATAAACGTGATGGTGTGAGAGACAATGGAGaagatataataaaaataaaaaccaaaacaaacatcacccccccaaaaaaacccaagaaaaccagaaaatcccacgcaacaaaaagaaacaactcTCTCTCAGAGGAGTCTGTAATCTAAACTGGGTAGTGCAGGATGCAGAAATGAGAGTATTCAAGATAACAGAGTGTAGATATAAACCACACGTATTCCTGTCATCAGAGCACATTCCTTTGTAATAAATTAGAAGGTACAAGTGTAGGCTTGGCCTAAGGAAATAGAGATTCCCAAGAGAGGGTTTTAAGGAGCAGCATGCTACCAGGCCAGGCCATCCAAGTTTAGGTGGCAGCACTGAACAAGCAGCTATGGGAGACTCACACAGTAGGAAGAACAGGATGTTTTTAAGACGTGTCTAAAttcattgcttttatttcaagCTTCATAGCACACAGGCACACTCACAGCAGATCTGTGAGGGTGATGAATGACTGATTCAGCACTGGTTTGAACATGAATAGTGGCAAACATCTTTGACTaaagaaggcagcagcagagctgcaggtatGGCATGCTTTCCACTGTTTGTCAACATAAAAATAGCCTGTTTGTGATCAGCAGCCAAGAATAGTTTGGCAGCTGGCATGGAAATGACACCAGACTCCTTTG
This genomic stretch from Taeniopygia guttata chromosome 10, bTaeGut7.mat, whole genome shotgun sequence harbors:
- the ACSBG1 gene encoding LOW QUALITY PROTEIN: long-chain-fatty-acid--CoA ligase ACSBG1 (The sequence of the model RefSeq protein was modified relative to this genomic sequence to represent the inferred CDS: substituted 6 bases at 6 genomic stop codons): MPNSGETLTKQLQTENARNVSGSCENGTFTDAQTVGRNLLPHLEETRGEGIEPAHSLWTSFADGRVRLRIDNSCPQTPITVHQMFKESLEKYGSLNALASKKNGKWEKITFSEYYCLSRKAAKSFLKLGLEXIHSVAILGFNSPEWFISAVGAIFAGGIVTGIYTTNSPEACHYIAHDSKTYIMVVENQKQLDKIMQIWNRLPHLKAVVLYKDSIAERHPNLYMMEEFLELGVDISDSALDDIINSQKPNQCCVLIYTSGTTGKPKGAMLSHDNITWTSAHCSRAXGMQPTEIQQESIVSYLPLSHIAAQSMTXIKWGXQVYFAEPDALKGSLINTLKEVQPTSPQVWEKIMEKLKDASAPSGFMEKKMLSWAMSLSLEKNLHGSNSDLKQLWTRLADYLVLAKIHSALGLSSCQKHFSGAAPLNTETLYFFLGRNIALYEAYGMSETTDPHCLSGPYIYRQHSCGKPAPGCRVKLVDKDTKGNGEICFWXRTVFIGYLNMEDRKKEGFDEEGXLHSGDLGKLDNYGFLYVTGRIKDLIITAGGENVPPPIPIEDAVKKELPIVSNAMVIGDKKKFLSMFLTLKSVLDPDTSDPTDILTEQARDFCQRSGSKATKVSDIVATRDQATHRAIQEGIDRVNSTATNRVHCIQKLIVLPRDFCISGGELGPTMKLKWLAVLKKYRNEVDSYKE